The genomic interval GAAGCCTGCCGATCATCGAATCGCCCTTCTGAAGCGCCAGCTTGATGACCTCGAGCGCCTGGAGCGAGCCCACGATTCCGGGAAGGACGCCCAGGACCCCGCCTTCGGCGCAGCTCGGCACGAGACCCGGGGGCGGTGGCTCGGGATAGAGGCACCGATAGCAGGGCCCTCGCTCGGCGTAGAACACCGACACCTGTCCTTCGAAACGAAATATGCTGCCGTAAACGTTCGGTTTCCCCAGCAAGACACAGGCGTCGTTGACGAGATAACGCGTCGGAAAATTGTCGGTTCCATCGACGATGATATCGTAGTCACCGAACAGCTCGAGTGCGTTCTCCGAGGACAAGCGGGCCTCGTGGGGCACGAGCTCGATGTGGGGGTTGATGCCGGAAAGCCTCTGGATGGCAGCGTCGAGCTTCGGCCGGCCAACGTCGTTCGCTGAGTACGTCACCTGTCGCTGCAAGTTCGACAGGTCGACGCGATCGAAATCCACGATACCGATTCGACCGATCCCCGCCGCCGCCAGGTACATTCCGAGAGGCGCTCCGAGTCCGCCGGCACCGACCATGAGGACGCGGGCTTGCTTCAGCTTTGCCTGACCATCCATGCCGACTTCGGGCATGATGAGGTGACGGCTGTATCGCTGAATCTCCTCGTGGGAGAAGCTCACTTCCCCGCGGTGGGGAACCGCCGCGGTCGACCCGCCGGCAATCGAAGGAACGATGCTTACCACATCGTTCTCCTCCACTCGGGTGTCTCCTCGGGAGAGCGAGCGGACGTCTTCTTCGTTGACGTAAACGTTCACGAAGCTCCGCAGCTGGCCGGCTTCGTCGAAGAGATGCTTCCTGAGCTCGCCGTAGCGCTCGATCAGACGATCGAGCAGCTCGCCGACGTTCCGGCCCTCGACCTCGACGGCGGCTTTCTGTTCGGTATAGGGCCTCAAGGGTGTGGGAATCAGCACCTTCACCGCCATGCAATCACTCCTTTCGCTGAATGGCTTCTTCGAGAAACTCGCTCCGATCCTCGGCGAGCACGAACGAGCGCATGTCCGCGGGCTCGCCCCTCTCGACCGAGAGAATGACGTATGAAAAGAACGGAAAGGCATGGGCGAGATCGTAGTCCGACGGAAAAGCCGGATGATCGGGATGAGAGTGATAGAACCCGAGCAGCGTCTGCCCGTGCCTCGCCGCCTCCGCTTCCGCCCGGCGATAATCCTCGGGGGTCACGATGAACCGCCGATGGCGCTCGTCGCCGCGGGCATTCCTCATGGGCTCGACCCGCACCACGACTCGGCGCCCGGGCGTGACCTGCCCGTACATCACACCGCAGGCCTCGTCACCGTAGGCCGCACGCCCATGGCGGCGGATCTCTCGAGCCGATTCGTGGGGAAGCTCGATCACGAAAAGGGTCCCTCCAGAAGCGATCGGTTGCCCCCATCGGGAAAGATCGTGACGACCACGCCGCTCTCGATCGACTCGGCCACCCTTAGTGCGGCGATGAGCGCGGCCGCGGACGAAACGCTCACAAAGAGACCTTCCTCGCGAGCGAGCCGTCTCGCCATCTCGTGGGCTTCTTCGGTGCCGACCTGGAGACGTTCATCCGCGAGGTGGGGGTCGTAGATTTGGGGCACACGGCTCGAGGCCATGTGTTTCCAGCCCTCGATGCCGTGGAGAGGCTCTATCGGCTCGACCGATATGGCTTGCAGCGCCGGGGAGTACTCCTTCAGCCGTCTCGTCGT from Vicinamibacteria bacterium carries:
- the moeB gene encoding molybdopterin-synthase adenylyltransferase MoeB yields the protein MAVKVLIPTPLRPYTEQKAAVEVEGRNVGELLDRLIERYGELRKHLFDEAGQLRSFVNVYVNEEDVRSLSRGDTRVEENDVVSIVPSIAGGSTAAVPHRGEVSFSHEEIQRYSRHLIMPEVGMDGQAKLKQARVLMVGAGGLGAPLGMYLAAAGIGRIGIVDFDRVDLSNLQRQVTYSANDVGRPKLDAAIQRLSGINPHIELVPHEARLSSENALELFGDYDIIVDGTDNFPTRYLVNDACVLLGKPNVYGSIFRFEGQVSVFYAERGPCYRCLYPEPPPPGLVPSCAEGGVLGVLPGIVGSLQALEVIKLALQKGDSMIGRLLVFDALEMRFRELRQRKDPDCPICGTSPTIRELIDYEAFCGIPAQPVEAPEGSVPTVTVEELKRLLDSDSGVFVLDVREPHEWDIVHLEQATLIPLGRLPHEVHRLDSARDIVIHCRSGARSAKATEFLMGAGFTRVRNLEGGILAWADRIDPSLPKY
- a CDS encoding M67 family metallopeptidase; translated protein: MIELPHESAREIRRHGRAAYGDEACGVMYGQVTPGRRVVVRVEPMRNARGDERHRRFIVTPEDYRRAEAEAARHGQTLLGFYHSHPDHPAFPSDYDLAHAFPFFSYVILSVERGEPADMRSFVLAEDRSEFLEEAIQRKE